The DNA region TGCTCGCCACGCCGGGCGCCATGTCCGAAGCCTGCGAGCCATCCCAGAGCAGGTTGGCGTACTCATCCACGACTGAGACGTTCTCTGGAGATAGCCCTGCTACGCTGCGCGAGACAAGAAACACGATGGACGCAATCTGTTCGCGAGTGAGTTGCTGTCCCGGCTTCAGGTCGACCATGACGCTCGCTTTCGCCGGTTTCTTCTCGCCCACGAAGGGGGAATCGATAGCGGGGGTGATATGCACGCGCGCGCCCGCCACCGGCTGCAGGCGAGAGATGGTGTTTTGCAGTGACTCTTCGTGCGCGATGCGGGTGGTCTCCTGTTCCACTGTCTGTGTGGTGCCAAAGCCCAGTTTCTCCAGACGGCTGTAGCCCAGCGTGCCCTGATTGGGCAGTCCTTCTGCCGCCAGCGATAGCAGTATCTCATCGCGCCGGTCCGCAGGCACCTCGATGGTACTTCCGCCCGCCGACAGGCGATAGGGCACCTTTGCCTGCTTCAACCGCGCCACGATAGCCCCCGAATCCGAAGGCGACAAGCCGGTGTACAGCACGTCCCATTCGGGCTGAGTCGCCCAGAAGGAGAGGGCTATCATCACCACCAGCAGCCCCACCGCCGACGCGACGGCAATCAGACGGGTCTGGCGGTCGCTGGTTTGCCACCACTCGCGAACGCGCTCTAACATTGGCTATACCTGCATCCGCATGATTTCCTGATACGCCTCGATGACCTTGTTGCGCACCTGCACCGCTAACTGCAGTGCGACGGAAGCCTCTTCCGCCGTCGTCACGACGCGCACGAGGTCATCGGTCTCGCCAGCGGCAAATTGTCGAGCGAGCTGAGCGGAATCGAGCTGCATCTGGTTGATCTTG from Bacillota bacterium includes:
- the fliE gene encoding flagellar hook-basal body complex protein FliE, giving the protein MDIRLNTVLPGTAGTLTSISPLHNRDDAPSFAETLKGVFDKINQMQLDSAQLARQFAAGETDDLVRVVTTAEEASVALQLAVQVRNKVIEAYQEIMRMQV